The nucleotide sequence ACTTCTTCACCGAGGTAGTTCTCAGCAGCACGCTTAAGCTTCTGGAGAATCTTTGCACTGACCTCTGGTGGAGCATACTGACGGCCGTTGGCTTCAATGAATGCCACATCGCCTTTACCAGCTACGAGCTTGTAAGGTACGCGATGCACATCTTTTTGAACTTCTACGAACCGGCGTCCCATAAAACGCTTGTTTGAAAAAATCGTGTTTTCAGGGTTGGTGACTGCTTGGCGACGAGCTACTTGCCCGACCATTGTTTCACCGTCTTTACCAAATGCCACAACAGATGGGGTTGTTCTTGCACCCTCTTCGTTGGTTAGTACTTTTGGTTCAGTTCCTTCCATGATCGCTACAACACTATTGGTTGTACCTAAATCGATACCGATTATCTTGCCCATGGATACTATCTCCTTGATTTGTAAGTCGTCGTCTTTATTGAGTTTCTCAAGAGACTCACGGCCAGTGCCGGAGCCGGTAATATGTGGAGATCTTTTAGACTGTCAAGCCATAGCGACCGGGTTGAAAAGCAGGTTTCGATCCCTAAAGTGCTACTTTTCGATCGCCTTGGTCCCCTAATTTCAAAATAGCCTGCTCAACCAACGGTTTTGCCTCGATGATTGTGAGCAAGCCTTTCAAATCAGAGGCGCTAAGACTCTGATATTGCTCAACTTCCTTAAATTCCTGCGCGCTCAGTGCGCCAGCTGCCTCGCTGGTCGTTATTGCGTTGAGTGCCTGCTCAATCGTTTGATCGCTTGGAAATTGTTCCAAAGCCCGAAGCACTTCTCGCCAATCTAAGAGATCTTTGAGTGCACAACGAAAGCCAGGAACCATGGAGCGGCTAGAAGTATCGAGAGGCAATTGCTCCAAAACCACAACCGCCACCTCTTCCATGGCCCGTAAAATGCCATATCCATAGCTCGTAACTTCCCGTTCAAGAGCTTCTCGATCGCCATCGGCGATGGCATGGTCGATGGCTCGCCCCATGGCACCAATTCGGCGCTCCAAAATCACGCAAGCTCCATAGACCAAGACAGTGTGAGGATCGCAGAAGAGAAATTCACCACCCGACTCCTCCAACCCAAGAGTTTCGAGCTCAAAATGTTGCTGAAAGCGGTGAGCAAAGCCTGAATCCTCGGGATCGACGGCCAAAGTTGCATAACTCTCATTCAGCATTTTCAAGCACGCGACTGTCTGCTCGATGGCCTGCGTCCATAATACTGGGTCTGGCTTGCCCTGAGCGGCTTCGCGAAGCATCACCAGTGAATCCCAGGATAGTTGGAGTTCGCGGCCAAGCCCTGAAGCCTCCTCGCCTGTATCGAGATCGCCCATGCAATCTTGCCATAATTTCGGTAAAGGTTGACTCATTGACTCCCCCTCATCTGTACACAACCGGCTTGGTATCTGTAGCAACGCGTGGATATCTCATGCACTCAGCACAACTTCAACCCATGGCCACTTGAAGCACTGCTACGAGCGTTGTAGTGTCGCGCGGCTTTAAATCAGCAAAAGCCTAGAAATTTCTAGCCAAAGCCCGCGGAAAGTAGTTCAAGGGTCTCGGCAAAAGGCTTCTGACAACGTAAAAGACTAATTCAGTCTTTGGAACTCAGAAGACATTACGTAGGATGGAGCGATAGATGGCTAGCTCAGCGTGGATAGCAATAACAATTATGATGGCACTGGCGCAGACCGATACGGATGCGAGCGCCACACCACCCCCAGCTCCGCCCGAAGCACCGGCTGCTCCGGCTGCTCCTGAACCACCGGCACCAGCTGCGACTTCAGCTGAACCGGAAGCCAAAAAACAAAAGAAAGAAATTTCTCTTGAAGATTGGAACCGCGACGACTGGATGCTCCTTAAGCCTGAACTTTCCATGCTTGAAGTTGATGGTTACCTTCGCATGCGCGCAGGACTCTACCGCAACCTAGACTTCGGTAACCGTTTTGTTGGAGCCGCTCTTCGCAACGGTACCTCCCGCTACCCAGCTCTTGCCGGTAATGTAGCTGAAAGCGAAGCTGCCGAGCGCGATGCCAACTTCAGTGGTACCAATCTTTCTCTCGCCTTAAACTCTACGATTAACGTCAGCAGTAATATTCAGGTACACCTCGGCTTGGACATTCTGGAAAATTTTATTATGGGATCGACTCCAAAGCTCTACGGTGACCAGCCCATCAACATCCTAAGCTCTGGCCAAGATGAAGCCACAAGTGGCGTCAACTCTATCAACGACGCAATCAAGGTTCGTTCTGTCTACGGTCGCCTCACTGCACTCAACGACCAACTTGAAGTTCGCTTCGGTCGCATGCCCAGCCACTGGGGCCTCGGTATGTTTATCAACTCAGGCGAATGCCTCGATTGTGATTACGACCAAACCGCTGACCGCATTTCCGCATCACTTCGTATGGCCGACCATGTTTTCGTCGGCATGTTTGACTGGGTTTCATCTGGACCAGCCTTTAACGCATTCGGAGCAGCGACCGGACAAGCACACGACGCGTTTACCTGGGACGATGTATCTCAGTACTCTGCGCAAGTTTTACGTGTTGATCATCCCGATGACATCCGTGACCACATCAACCAAGGTGAGTGGGTTATCAACTATGGTGCTTGGGCAATGCTACGACAGCAAGCTCGCGAGGTTGCTCCTGAGTTCTATACTGAGACAACCAACACCGGAGACGCTACTGACTTTGCACGTGATAACACAGACGCTCAACTCTGGGAGCGACGCAATGCAACGCTTTTCATGGGTGATGCCTTCGGACACCTCTATTTTGGTGACTGGGAAATCGCTGCAGAAGGTGCACTCGTTTACGGCGACTTCAGCGACTCAGCGGTAACAGCAGACACCGTCGACACGACGACTGTTCTTCAATGGGGTACAGCCCTGGATATTACCTATCACTTAGATCCTCCGGGCGAAGGTGCTGGCCTTGGCTTGCGTGCCGGTGCTGCATCGGGTGATCGTTGGGTTGGTATGGGCACAATGGACACCGCTGATAATCAGCGCGGCACCGTGACCGGAGATCAAACTAAGGATTCTTCGCTCAACAACTTTCAATTCAGTCCAAACTATCACGTCGACCTTTTACTCTTCCGCCAAATCCTCGGAACAGTAAGCGATGCTTGGTACATCCGACCAGAAGCCAGCTACGCTTTCACAGATGCGATCAGTGGTTCATTGGCAGGAATTTACTCACAAGCGTTCTTTCCTCAGTCAACACCACGTTGCTGGCCAACAACGACCGACGCTACAACGAACCCTGATCAAACCAGTGGCGAAAAAAGCTGCAACAGTGAGAAACCAGCTCAACAACCACTGGGTATTGAATTCGATGCTGAGCTAACCTACAAAAGCCAAATAGATGCTAACGGTGGCGGACTGCTTGCTAGCCTACGGGCTGGTATCCTCTTCCCACTCGGTGGCTTTGAAATCAACGATACAGAAACTGGTGAGACAAGCCTCGCTTGGACCATTCAAAGTACACTCGCCATCACATTCTAACCAGGAGAACATGCCGTGGACCATTTTCAAAGACAGGGTCCAACACTTCACTGTGAAGACGTCAATCTCCACCAGGTGGCAGAGCGCTTTGGAACGCCTACTTATGTGTACTCCAAAGCAACCATCACCCGGCACATCAAAGTTCTTCAGGAAGCCTTGGTTGGGCTACCTCATCACATCTGTTACGCCGTCAAAGCCAACGCAAACCTCGCAATCTTAGAAGTCATTCAAGAGCTTGGGTGCGGCTTTGATGCTGTTTCGGTTGGAGAACTCAAGCGGGTTGAGCACATTGGTGCAGATCCCAAGCAAGTTATATTCAGCGGTGTTGGTAAACGTGACGATGAAATTCGTAGCGCATTAGAAGCAGGTGTCCTCTACATCTGTGTTGAATCTGAAGAGGAACTCAGCGCAGTTTCCAGTATTGCGCAGTCCATGGGAATTTCTGCTCCAGTTTCAGTGCGAGTGAATCCAGATGTTGATCCCAAGACACATCCCTACATCGCAACCGGTCTAAACAAGAATAAATTTGGTATTCCGATGGACCGAGCCGAATCCATTTACAAAGAAGCGTTGGATAACCCAAATCTTAAGATGGTTGGCGTTACTTGCCATATTGGTTCGCAGGTCACTCAGCTTGATCCCTTTTTGGATGCGGCCCACCGGATGCTTAAGCTTACGCAAGCTCTTCTCGCTCAAGGATCGCCCCTTGAATACATGGGAATGGGCGGCGGCTTGGGTATCCCTTATGCGGGCGAAACACCTCCTCCCCCTCGCGAATATGGCGAAGCGTTAGCATCTATTCTCGGAGAGCTGGGACTTACCATCGTGTTTGAACCAGGCCGGGTTATCATTGGAAACGCCGGGGTATTACTCACTGAAGTTGTCAGAAGAAAAGAAGGCGCAACGCGAACGTTTACAATCGTTGATGCCGGAATGAATGATCTGATTCGCCCAGCTCTTTACCAAGCCCATCACGGCATAGAAGGTGTAGACGAAGTCGAAGGCCCCACAGCTCTTTGCGATGTCGTGGGTCCTGTGTGCGAAAGTGCTGATACTTTCGCCGACCAAGAGCAATTTCCTGTCTGGAAGCCCGGTTCTCTCTTGGCAATTCGCAGTTGCGGTGCCTATGGGTTCGTTATGGCATGCCAATACAACGGCCGGCCACGCCCAGCCGAAGTCCTCTGCGACGGCGGTCACGCCTACTTAATTCGAGAACGTGAAACGCTCGAACAACTTTGGACGGGTGAGATTCGATTGGACGTAGCGACAAGCTCAGGAGAGAAGTGATGGCTGCACATAAAAACGGTCCTACAGGTTCGATGACCGCTCTGGTCACTCCAATGAACAGCGATGGCAGCGTTGATTATGGCGCTCTTGATAACCTAATCGAAATGCAAATCGGTGCAGGCATCGATGCCTTGGTCCCCTGTGGTACCACAGGGGAATCAGCCACCATGACCGCGCAAGAGCGGCAAGACGTTATTGCCCATGTTGTTAAAACGTCGAACGGAAGAACCCCAGTTGTGGCCGGCGCCGGGGCCAATAGCACTGCAGTTGCAATCGATCACCAAAAACGAGCCGCCGATACAGGCGCAGAGTGGGCACTGGTCGTCACTCCATTCTACAACAAGCCAACCCCAACAGGTCTCTACCGGCATTACGAAGCCCTTGTTGATGCTGCCGATATTCCAGTCATTCTATACAATGTTCCCGGGCGTACCGGCTGCGACATGCTTCCTGAAACCGTCGCTCAAATCGCCAAGCTCGATGGAATTGTAGCCGTCAAAGAAGCCACCGCAGATATCTCACGCGTTCAAACCATCCGTGATCTTACCAGTGAAGATTTTAAAATCCTCTCCGGTGATGACGCCACCACTCTGGCTTTTATGAAGGCTGGC is from Deltaproteobacteria bacterium and encodes:
- a CDS encoding Hsp70 family protein; this encodes MGKIIGIDLGTTNSVVAIMEGTEPKVLTNEEGARTTPSVVAFGKDGETMVGQVARRQAVTNPENTIFSNKRFMGRRFVEVQKDVHRVPYKLVAGKGDVAFIEANGRQYAPPEVSAKILQKLKRAAENYLGEEV
- a CDS encoding TIGR04551 family protein, translating into MASSAWIAITIMMALAQTDTDASATPPPAPPEAPAAPAAPEPPAPAATSAEPEAKKQKKEISLEDWNRDDWMLLKPELSMLEVDGYLRMRAGLYRNLDFGNRFVGAALRNGTSRYPALAGNVAESEAAERDANFSGTNLSLALNSTINVSSNIQVHLGLDILENFIMGSTPKLYGDQPINILSSGQDEATSGVNSINDAIKVRSVYGRLTALNDQLEVRFGRMPSHWGLGMFINSGECLDCDYDQTADRISASLRMADHVFVGMFDWVSSGPAFNAFGAATGQAHDAFTWDDVSQYSAQVLRVDHPDDIRDHINQGEWVINYGAWAMLRQQAREVAPEFYTETTNTGDATDFARDNTDAQLWERRNATLFMGDAFGHLYFGDWEIAAEGALVYGDFSDSAVTADTVDTTTVLQWGTALDITYHLDPPGEGAGLGLRAGAASGDRWVGMGTMDTADNQRGTVTGDQTKDSSLNNFQFSPNYHVDLLLFRQILGTVSDAWYIRPEASYAFTDAISGSLAGIYSQAFFPQSTPRCWPTTTDATTNPDQTSGEKSCNSEKPAQQPLGIEFDAELTYKSQIDANGGGLLASLRAGILFPLGGFEINDTETGETSLAWTIQSTLAITF
- the lysA gene encoding diaminopimelate decarboxylase, with protein sequence MDHFQRQGPTLHCEDVNLHQVAERFGTPTYVYSKATITRHIKVLQEALVGLPHHICYAVKANANLAILEVIQELGCGFDAVSVGELKRVEHIGADPKQVIFSGVGKRDDEIRSALEAGVLYICVESEEELSAVSSIAQSMGISAPVSVRVNPDVDPKTHPYIATGLNKNKFGIPMDRAESIYKEALDNPNLKMVGVTCHIGSQVTQLDPFLDAAHRMLKLTQALLAQGSPLEYMGMGGGLGIPYAGETPPPPREYGEALASILGELGLTIVFEPGRVIIGNAGVLLTEVVRRKEGATRTFTIVDAGMNDLIRPALYQAHHGIEGVDEVEGPTALCDVVGPVCESADTFADQEQFPVWKPGSLLAIRSCGAYGFVMACQYNGRPRPAEVLCDGGHAYLIRERETLEQLWTGEIRLDVATSSGEK
- a CDS encoding 4-hydroxy-tetrahydrodipicolinate synthase; amino-acid sequence: MAAHKNGPTGSMTALVTPMNSDGSVDYGALDNLIEMQIGAGIDALVPCGTTGESATMTAQERQDVIAHVVKTSNGRTPVVAGAGANSTAVAIDHQKRAADTGAEWALVVTPFYNKPTPTGLYRHYEALVDAADIPVILYNVPGRTGCDMLPETVAQIAKLDGIVAVKEATADISRVQTIRDLTSEDFKILSGDDATTLAFMKAGGDGVISVASNVAPKEFTDMVHFARDGEFEKAQSLHDQMAEIFEVLFIESNPIPVKTALALKGMMQENFRLPLCEISAEARVKLEAALKNGSWI